From Candidatus Cloacimonadota bacterium, one genomic window encodes:
- a CDS encoding autorepressor SdpR family transcription factor, with product MSDSFYKAIADHTRREILSLLRRNGPMSVTEIAGHFPISLPALSEHLKVLRHADLVSARKEKQFVFYSLNTTVLEDLGSWVLDLIKKRGE from the coding sequence ATGTCAGATTCATTCTACAAGGCCATCGCGGACCACACGCGGCGGGAGATCCTTTCCCTGTTGCGGCGGAACGGGCCGATGTCCGTCACCGAGATCGCGGGCCATTTTCCCATCAGTCTGCCCGCCCTCAGCGAGCATCTGAAGGTGCTGCGCCACGCGGACCTCGTTTCCGCCCGCAAGGAAAAGCAATTCGTCTTTTACAGCCTCAACACCACTGTGCTTGAGGACTTGGGCAGTTGGGTACTGGATCTGATCAAAAAGAGAGGTGAATGA
- a CDS encoding alpha/beta fold hydrolase: MRRFVILLLALAAVAGLAATDITGTWNGMLDAGGQKLRIVFHISATEEGLSATLDSPDQGAFGLPVAGAVFTDPRLELVLDAPPITYSGELKDGMIVGTFRQSGFSAPLDLQRETLPKPVYIRPQEPKEPYGYRIEEVLFTNPEAGIELAGTLTLPQTERVFPVVVMISGSGAQNRDEELMGHKPFWVIADHLTRNGIAVLGYDDRGVGGSGGDASTGTTFDFASDALSAVRYLKTRPEFNQIGLVGHSEGGIIAPIAASQSEDIDFIVLLAGTGIRGDKLLLAQEKLIYQASGMQEEEINQILEVNAAAFGLALYTQDLDSFKTELGNYLKEKMDDGSIEIPAGMTYDELYKLQMDSMTNPWMYEFIRLDPAQWLSKVTCPVLALNGSKDLQVPAKYNFPAISEALEEAGNNDYTLRKYPGLNHLFQECETGHPDEYAKIEQTFAPTVLEEMTTWIKARTLPE, encoded by the coding sequence ATGAGAAGATTTGTAATCCTGCTGTTGGCGCTGGCCGCTGTGGCCGGCCTCGCGGCCACGGACATCACCGGCACCTGGAACGGAATGCTGGACGCGGGCGGGCAGAAGCTCCGCATCGTTTTTCACATCAGCGCCACGGAAGAGGGGCTGAGCGCGACCCTCGACAGCCCGGACCAGGGCGCCTTCGGCCTGCCTGTGGCCGGGGCCGTATTCACCGATCCCCGCTTGGAGCTGGTGCTGGACGCACCTCCGATCACCTATTCGGGGGAATTGAAGGATGGCATGATAGTTGGAACCTTCAGGCAATCAGGTTTTTCCGCCCCGCTTGACCTGCAGCGTGAAACCCTGCCCAAGCCTGTTTACATCAGGCCGCAGGAGCCCAAAGAGCCATATGGCTACAGGATCGAGGAAGTGCTCTTCACCAATCCGGAAGCGGGGATAGAACTGGCCGGAACGCTCACCCTGCCGCAGACTGAGAGAGTTTTCCCGGTGGTGGTGATGATCAGCGGCAGCGGCGCCCAGAACCGGGATGAAGAATTGATGGGGCACAAACCCTTTTGGGTGATCGCCGACCACCTTACCCGCAACGGGATCGCGGTGCTGGGCTACGATGACCGCGGCGTGGGCGGTTCCGGCGGAGACGCCTCCACCGGCACCACCTTCGATTTTGCCTCCGACGCCCTCAGCGCGGTGCGCTATTTGAAAACCCGACCGGAATTCAACCAAATCGGCCTCGTGGGGCACAGCGAAGGCGGGATCATTGCCCCCATCGCCGCCTCCCAATCTGAAGACATTGATTTCATCGTGCTGCTGGCCGGGACGGGCATCCGCGGCGACAAGCTGCTGTTGGCCCAGGAAAAGCTGATCTACCAAGCCTCCGGCATGCAGGAAGAGGAGATCAACCAGATCCTGGAAGTGAATGCCGCGGCTTTCGGACTGGCCCTCTACACGCAGGACCTGGATAGCTTCAAAACAGAACTTGGCAACTATCTGAAGGAAAAGATGGATGACGGCTCGATCGAGATCCCGGCAGGCATGACCTACGATGAACTCTATAAATTGCAGATGGACAGCATGACCAATCCCTGGATGTACGAATTCATCAGGCTGGATCCCGCCCAGTGGTTGAGCAAAGTCACCTGCCCTGTGCTCGCTTTGAATGGCAGCAAAGACCTGCAGGTGCCAGCCAAATACAATTTCCCCGCGATCAGCGAAGCGCTGGAAGAAGCGGGAAACAACGATTATACCTTGCGCAAATACCCCGGCCTGAACCACCTTTTCCAAGAATGCGAGACCGGGCATCCGGACGAATACGCCAAGATCGAACAGACCTTCGCGCCCACCGTGCTGGAGGAAATGACCACCTGGATCAAGGCCAGGACTCTCCCGGAATAA
- a CDS encoding GNAT family N-acetyltransferase, whose amino-acid sequence MKIINVRDHQPGLEAAAGYIHGIWGRPQNLAFYLDAVLHSSLTEKALPRFYLLLEGARVAGCCALLTNDLISRQDLWPWLACLYVEPEYRGRALGATLLEHGAREAGKMGYGRLYLNTDHAAYYEKYGWVRMEDGYNLFGERGRIYWLDLN is encoded by the coding sequence ATGAAGATAATCAACGTTCGCGATCACCAGCCCGGCCTGGAGGCTGCGGCCGGTTACATTCACGGCATCTGGGGCCGTCCCCAGAACCTGGCTTTCTATCTCGACGCCGTGCTGCATTCATCCCTCACGGAAAAAGCCCTGCCCCGTTTTTATCTGTTGCTGGAGGGAGCGCGGGTGGCCGGCTGCTGCGCGTTGCTCACCAACGATCTGATCAGCCGGCAAGACCTCTGGCCCTGGCTGGCCTGCCTTTATGTTGAGCCTGAGTATCGGGGGCGGGCCCTGGGCGCCACCCTGCTGGAACACGGCGCTCGGGAAGCCGGTAAAATGGGCTACGGCAGGCTGTACCTCAACACCGACCACGCCGCTTACTACGAAAAATACGGCTGGGTCAGGATGGAGGACGGCTACAACCTTTTCGGCGAACGCGGCCGCATCTACTGGCTGGACTTGAACTGA
- a CDS encoding SdpI family protein has product MMTRLKKYKWALLILALHLAAVLWFATQLPAGAKVPIHWNYKNQIDGWTSRGTGLIWGVGLNMALFLLLYLLNWYSPWYQKYAERFEKILPPLTTTLLACFSTLSLYSLYVAKWGEVPGVKLILILIGLLFIFLGNMLPKVPKNLFVGIRTPWTIANELVWERTHRLGGWLFVLSGIVMILKGLILPGSALFQNLTTVLALGCLLYPMLHSFILYKKLVK; this is encoded by the coding sequence ATGATGACAAGACTGAAAAAGTACAAATGGGCATTGCTGATCCTGGCGCTGCATCTGGCCGCCGTGCTCTGGTTCGCCACGCAATTGCCGGCAGGGGCGAAGGTTCCCATCCATTGGAACTACAAGAACCAGATCGACGGCTGGACCAGCCGCGGCACGGGCCTCATCTGGGGAGTGGGGCTGAATATGGCGCTGTTTTTGCTGCTCTATCTGCTTAACTGGTATTCGCCTTGGTATCAAAAGTACGCGGAGCGCTTCGAAAAGATCCTGCCCCCGCTCACCACCACGCTGTTGGCTTGTTTTTCCACCCTCAGCCTCTACAGCCTGTATGTGGCCAAATGGGGCGAAGTGCCCGGTGTGAAACTGATCCTGATCCTCATCGGCTTGCTCTTCATCTTCCTGGGCAACATGCTCCCCAAGGTGCCCAAAAACCTCTTTGTGGGCATCCGCACGCCCTGGACCATCGCCAATGAACTGGTCTGGGAAAGGACCCACCGCCTGGGCGGCTGGCTGTTTGTGCTCAGCGGCATCGTCATGATCCTCAAGGGTCTCATCCTGCCAGGCTCCGCGCTGTTCCAGAACTTGACCACAGTGCTGGCTTTGGGCTGCCTGCTCTATCCCATGTTGCATTCCTTCATTTTGTACAAGAAACTGGTGAAGTGA
- a CDS encoding choice-of-anchor J domain-containing protein: MTAKVFCLLLLLTALASLAAGELPVTSYGDRDTGTITGIVRNTFNHPVQSATVSCGDVADTTDTSGSYRLTLPPGYWTLTVSHPLYVTFVRPAVPVTEGETTYCNFMLQLPPAWFHDSFEDHEDFALEFAPWTCVDVDLSDTAGIGGTSWPHAGEPQAFIVFYPTATIPPLTEIQAHSGSKMAASFPATIPPSWDWLISPPLSGADYFSFWARSLNADNGLERFKVGVSTTGTVPQSFAIISGPLALEAPAAWTEYSFDLSGFDDGVVFVGIHHCTNGGSAFLVDSVNSEDVPVADESQTPAVTGIQGNYPNPFNPETRISYSLGEAGPVELGVFDLRGRKVKTLVSADLPSGHHNIIWNGIDDAGQSVASGVYLCKLRAGGLRSCHKLVLMK, encoded by the coding sequence ATGACCGCCAAGGTTTTTTGCCTGCTGCTGTTACTAACGGCGCTGGCCTCACTGGCCGCCGGAGAACTGCCGGTAACTTCATATGGGGATAGGGATACAGGCACCATCACCGGCATTGTCCGCAACACTTTCAACCATCCTGTGCAAAGCGCCACGGTCTCCTGCGGCGACGTTGCCGACACCACAGATACCAGCGGGTCTTACCGCCTTACCCTGCCTCCGGGGTATTGGACCCTCACGGTCAGCCATCCCCTCTATGTTACTTTTGTCCGGCCAGCCGTTCCGGTAACAGAGGGAGAAACCACCTACTGCAATTTCATGCTGCAGCTCCCTCCCGCGTGGTTTCATGACAGCTTTGAGGACCATGAGGACTTCGCGCTGGAATTCGCGCCCTGGACCTGTGTGGACGTGGATCTTTCAGACACTGCGGGCATTGGCGGCACCAGCTGGCCCCACGCTGGTGAACCCCAGGCCTTCATCGTTTTCTACCCCACCGCCACGATCCCGCCCCTGACGGAGATCCAGGCCCATTCCGGCAGCAAAATGGCCGCCAGTTTTCCAGCTACCATACCCCCCAGCTGGGACTGGCTGATCTCCCCGCCCCTGAGTGGGGCCGATTATTTCAGCTTCTGGGCCCGCTCCCTGAACGCGGACAACGGCTTGGAGAGGTTCAAAGTGGGAGTTTCCACAACCGGGACCGTCCCCCAAAGCTTCGCCATCATCAGCGGCCCCCTGGCCTTGGAGGCTCCCGCGGCCTGGACCGAATACAGTTTCGATCTGTCCGGTTTCGACGACGGAGTTGTGTTCGTGGGAATCCACCACTGCACCAACGGGGGATCGGCTTTTCTGGTTGACAGCGTGAACTCGGAGGACGTGCCGGTGGCGGATGAAAGCCAAACCCCGGCAGTTACGGGGATCCAGGGCAATTACCCCAATCCCTTCAATCCTGAGACCCGCATCAGCTACAGCCTGGGCGAGGCCGGTCCGGTGGAACTCGGCGTCTTCGATCTCCGGGGCCGGAAGGTGAAAACTTTGGTCAGCGCTGACCTTCCATCGGGACATCACAACATAATCTGGAACGGGATCGATGACGCGGGCCAGTCGGTTGCCAGCGGGGTTTATCTGTGTAAGCTGCGTGCCGGGGGGCTGCGTTCCTGCCACAAGCTGGTACTGATGAAATAA